One Thiocapsa sp. genomic window, GCCTGGCCGACGTGGTCGGCGACTATCTGCGTGCGGCCGGCTTCCGGGTCCATCACCTGGCGACCGGCACGGGTGCAGTCGCCTGGATCGAGCGAGAAGGACCGGATCTGATCCTGCTCGACCTCATGCTGCCCGGTCAGGACGGGTTGAGCATCTGTCGCGAGGTGCGCAGCCGCGCTCAGGTGCCCATCATCATGACGACGGCGCGGGTCGAGGAGATCGATCGCCTGCTGGGGCTCGAGCTGGGTGCCGACGACTATGTCTGTAAACCTTACAGCCCGCGCGAGTTGGTGGCCCGCGTCAAGGCCGTCCTGAGACGAACGAGCCGGGCGCCCGAGCACCGGCGGAGCGGTTTCCTGACACTCGAGCCGGACCGATTGCAGGTCTCGCACGACGGCAGGGTCATCACGCTGACCGCCGTGGAGCTGGCATTGCTGGCCGCGCTCCATCAGGCCGCGGGGCGAATCCTCTCGCGCGACCACCTCATGGACCGGATCTATCCCGACAACCGGGTCGTGTCCGATCGCACCATCGACAGCCACATCAAGAAGCTTCGGCGCCGACTCACCGAGCTGGCGCCGGATGTCGAGTTGATCCACTCGGTCTACGGCGTCGGCTACCGCTACGAGGAACCCGACATCGACGAGGCCCTCATGCACAAACCTGGCTGAGTCTCGACCGTTCGGCTCGGACTCGTCCGCTTCCACGAAATCTGCACGATCTCTGCACAGCTCCTGCACCCTGGTCACCTAACCTGCAAAGCGTCGGGACTGGACTCGACATCGCATCGGGACCTTCCCGAGACGCAACGAAGACATCAAAGGTGACATATCATGAATACCGGCAAGAGCTTTCGCACCGCAACCTTGGCGTTCGCCGTCACGGCCGTCATGGCCACCTCGGCCTTGGCCGGACCTCGCGGCTTTGAGCAAGACCCGAGCGCGTTCGCGGACCAGCGCATCGAACGGATGACCCGGACCCTGGACCTGACGACCGAGCAACAGAGCGAGATCCGGACCATCCTGGAGGAGCAACGCACACAGGCGCTGCAACAGCGTGAGGAGGTGCAGGCGCGCATCGGCACCCTTCTCACGCCCGAGCAACAGGCCCGTATCGAAGAGCAGCGGAACGCGCGGATGGAAAGGCATCTCGATCGGCTCGCCGACCGACTGGATCTGAGCGAGGAGCAGATCCTCCAGGTACGCACCGTCATGCAGACCAAGAACGACGGCTCGGGCATGGCCAGAGGCGAGATCCGAGAACAGATCAAGACCGTCATGACCGAGGATCAGCTCAAACGCTTCGAGTCCCGCGGACCCGGGTCCAAGCGCGGAGGTCCGGGCGAACCCTGTGCGGAGGGCAAGATGCGCGGCGGGCCTGCGTTCTGATGCCGCGGTTCCCGGCCGATGGCGTGTGGAACGCGCTCCGGCCGGGGCTCCGGCCGGGCGGGAAGAGCGCACGGACGTTCGCGCGCCGAGCCCGCGCGGTCTCCGTTACCGCGTATCCGCAGCAGTTGCTTCTTCGCTAAACCGCGTCCGGTGCGGTATGCGTCATTTGGTGGAGTGGCTTGGCCGCGCCAGCTCCGACGACTGTCGGAGCTGGCGCGGTTTAAGGTATTCAAAAATATTAAATTCTAAACCGCGTCTCACCGAGATCGAGGACATCTCCGAAGCCAAAAGCAAAATGAAAAAGAAGCGTGTCGCTCTGGACGCGATTTAGAATCGGGGTGATTCTTCTCTTGATCATGTGCGTGGGCGATTCGATCCATCACCGACACGATTGAGGAGGACGCAATGGAGCTCAGACCACTCGGACGCACCGACATCCGCGTCAGCGCACTTTGCCTCGGCACCATGACCTTCGGCGAGCAGAACAGCGAGGCCGAGGCACATGCCCAGCTCGACCGCGCGCTCGCCGCGGGGATCAACTTCATCGACACGGCCGAGATGTATCCGGTGCCGCCGCGCGCTGAGACCATCGGCCGGACCGAAGCCTACATCGGCACCTGGTTCGCGTCGCGCGGTTGTCGTGACCGGGTGGTTCTGGCCTCCAAGGTGGCCGGCCCTGGCGCTTGGCTGCCGCATCTTCGCGGCGGCAGGTCGCGGTTGGACCGCGTCAATATCGTGACCGCCCTGGACGGCAGCTTGAAGCGGCTGCAAACGGACCGGATCGACATCTACCAGCTCCACTGGCCGGACCGCGAGACCAATTACTTCGGCAAGCTCGGCTATTCACCCGTGGAGGACGCGTACAGCGTCCCCTTGCTGGAGACCCTCGAGGTCCTCGCCGACCAGGTCCGGGCCGGCAAGATTCGGCAGATCGGCGTCTCCAACGAGACACCTTGGGGCCTGATGCGTTATCTCACGCTCGCGCAGCAGCATGGCCTGCCGCGCATGGTCAGCATCCAGAACCCCTACAGTCTGCTGAACCGGACCTTCGAGGTCGGCCTCGCCGAGGTCGCCGTTCGGGAGAACTGCGGTCTCCTGGCCTACTCGCCGCTCGGCTTCGGCGTGCTCTCGGGAAAGTATCTGGACGGCGCACGCCCGGCCGGTGCCCGCGTCACACGCTTCGAGCGCTTCAGCCGCTATTCCAACCCGGAGGCCAAGCGCGCCACGGCCGAGTATGTCGCACTCGCCCGCCGCCATGGACTCGACCCGGCGCAGATGGCACTCGCCTGGGTGACGAGCCGTCCATTCGTCACGTCCAACATCATCGGTGCGACGACGCCCGAGCAGTTGGAGGCCAACCTCGCCAGCGCGGAGCTCACGCTCTCGAATGAGGTGATCGCGGAGATCGAGGCGATCCATACGCGGCAGCCGAATCCAGCGCCTTGAACCGGGTAGGTGCGAACTGATTCGCAAGTCGCCCACCGTACCGATGCGAATCAATTGGCACCTACGCCGCATCGCGCGCGTATGAAGATCTACGGCATCGATTTCACCAGCCGACCGAGTCGCCGCAAGCCCATCACCTGTCTGGAGTGCGATTTCGACGTCTACAGCCTGAAGGTCGAGGCGGATCCGAACCTCGCCGAGGATCCGAGCGGTGACCGGCTCGATGCCCTGCTGTGCGCCATCCAGGCGGCGTGGGCCTGGACGCAACGGGAGAAGGGGTTCGGGATACCGGATTCGATGGACTTTCCGGAAGGAGCGATCGCGGACCCGATCGGCGGCTGACGCACTGCTGTACACGCGATCGGAGCGGACCTGCGCACCACTCGGCTGGCATACCCTCTTGTGCAGTCTTCTTCTTCAGCAGCCGGTCAGTCAGTCGTAGGTCGGAGGCGATTCGGGCCCCATCACGACGCCCCGATGCCCGCATTTGAGACCCGCGAGCTTGACCGCCTGCGCGAGCGCCTCGGCGGCGGGCAGACCCTGCAGCAGGCCGTGGATCACCCCGGCGTTGAAGACATCGCCCGCACCCAGCGTATCGACGACAGGCGTCGGGGCATAGGCCGGCACCCGCTGGACATGACCGCCGCGCGCAAGGAACGCGGCACCTTGCGCGCCCCAGGCAACAACGCCGAGCCGTGCATCGCTGCACACGAGGAGATCCTCGAGGAAATCACCCGCATCCTCGAATCCGCCGGCACGCGCGAAGGCACGACTCGCCAGCAGCACCTGCGGACCCGTCAGCAGCGCCTCGACCCCCGGGCGGCGTTTTTCGAGCTCGACCGAGATCGGCACATCCGGGGCCTCCTCGCGGACACGGCGGATCATCCGTGCGGTCTCCTGCGGGTTGCGCCCTTCGAAATGGACCCAGGCGAGTCCATCGAGCGAGACCCGGCCGAAATCGTCCGCACTCAGCTCGGGCAGGTCCCGAAAATGGACGATGGTCCGGCTGCCGCCGGCGCGGCTGAGCAGGATCGAAGAGGTCGGGGTCGTCCCGCCGGGCACCCGCACGGCATCCCGTACCTCGATGCCGTGACCGGCAAGGTCGGCGAGGATCAGATCGGCCGCCGGGTCGTCGCCCAGGGTGCCCACCCAACGGCAGCCGTGTCCGAGTCGCGACAGCACGGCGAGACTGTTGGTAACGTTGCCGCCGCGCACCCGGCGCAAGGCCAGGGCGCGAACCTCGTCGTCCTCGGCGGGATAGACCGCGACCTCGTTGACGAGGTCGAGCACGGCGATGCCGACACCCAGCACGGGGCCGGCCGAGCGCACCCGCACGGCCTCGACAGGATCAGAGATCGCGTGCAACGCGGAACCCCAGCATGTCCAGACGCGTTCCCGGAACGAAGCGTGCGCGAACAAAGGTTCGCATCGAGGCGGAAGGTTTGTTGAAGGCGCCGCCGCGGGCGACACGATCGGTGCAGGGACCGTCCGTCCGGGCGCGCCCGTCGCTCGGTGCGCCTTCGTAGCCCGACTGATAGCAGTCCGCGACCCACTCCATGACATTGCCCGCCGTGTCGTGGAGACCGAAGGGGCTCGGGTTGAAGCTCCCCACGGGGGCCGTCGCGCGGTTGTCCCAGGCGCTGCCGCAATCGAAGCAGACCGCCCGATTCGGCTCCAGCCCGAAGCCCCACCAATAGGATCCGCGCCCGCCGGCTCGCGCCGCATACTCCCATTCGGCCTCGCTCGGCAGGCGGTAGCTACGTCCGGTCTCGCGGGACAGCCAGGCCGTATAGGCGCGGGCATCGTCCCAGCTCACCCCGACCACCGGGCGGTTGCCTCGACCCCATCCGAAGTCCTTCGCAAATCCGCGGCCGACGGCGCGGGCGAAACGATCGTAGTCCTCGAAGGTGACTTCGTAGACACCCATCAAGAAAGGCGCGATCTCGACCTCGCGCGCCGGCCCGAAATCGCTCGCGACCGTGAGATTCCGGCCCATCAGGAAACGCCCGCCCGGGAGCCTCGCGAGCGTCGGGCCAAAGCCGCCGTTGCGCAGCCGATCACGCTGTGTCGGGACAGAAACGCTCGAGGGCTCAAGAGGCTCGGCCGTCGACTCGGAGTCGGGCGGCAACGCACCCCCATCGGTCGCGGTCTCCGTTCCCGAGGACTCCGAGGTGGCGATATCCGAGGTCGCGGGGGCCCGCGGACGATCGGCGCGCAGCCAAACGATAAGGACGAGCACGACAAGCGCCGGGAGTAGAAGCAGCGGCCAGAGGCCGACGCCGACCGCGCGAGGCCGGATCCGAGGCGGCTCGGCGGACAGCCCGCGCGGCGGTGCCGGCTCGAGCAGCCCGGGCTCGCTCCCCTGCCCCTGCAGATCGAGCAGGGCCTGCCTTAAACGACTGACCTCCTCTTGGGCGGCCGTCAGGGAGAGATCGCGCCGCTCGACCTCTTTGCGCAGGCCGTCGAAGACCAGATGCTGATCTTCCAACACGTCCTCGAGACGGCGGCACTCCTCGGTGATCGCGTCGAGCGCCTGCTCTTTCGCGCCGAGGGTCCGCTGAAGGCTGTCGAGCTCCTGACGAAGTGCGAGTTGCTCTGCGGCCGAGGCCGCTCCGCCCTCGACCGCGGAACGCTCGCGCAACCGGCGATTGATGCGCGCGACCTCCTGCTGGGCCTCGCGACGCACCTCGCCCAAGGCTTGCCGCAGTGACTCGGTCTCGGTGCGATCGCCGTGCGGGGTCTGTAGGTTCGTTGCGTCGACCATTCAGGAGGGCATCGGATGGGTTGAACCGGCTTGAGCGTCGGGCGACATCGTCGGATCATGCTGCTCGCGAGTGCAGGTCCGACACGTTAGATTCGCATGATCGGCGGTCGGTTGCACCCCGGGATGAACCTCTGCCTCGGGCAACAGCGAGCGGACACATCAAGCACGAGAGGCGGCGACCGCCTCCTCCCACGCCATCGGCAGACGACAGGTCGACAATGCATTCGACACCCTCATCCGGACACCGGCTCCCATGACCATCCTCGGTAGCGTCGCGGCCGGCCATCCGCTGACCGCAGAGGCGGCCGCCGAGACCCTGCGTGCCGGCGGCAATGCGTTCGACGCGGCGCTCGCGGCGCTCTGCGCGGCCTGCATCGCCGAGCCGGTCCTGGCCTCGCTCGGCGGCGGCGGCTTCCTGCTCGCCCGGCCTGCCGGCGGGGCGCCGGAGCTCTTCGACTTCTTCGCGCAGACCCCGCACCGACACCGCCCGGAGCAGGAGCTGGATTTCTATCCGATCCTCGCCGATTTCGGCGACGCCACGCAGGAGTTCCACATCGGACAAGGATCGATCGCAACACCGGGGATGATCGCCGGTCTCGTCGCGATCCATCGCGAACACTGTCGGCTTCCGCTCGCGGCCATTGTCGCCCCGGCCTGCCGTCTCGCGCGCGACGGGGTGATCGTGAACCGCGTCCAGCGGGGTATCGCCGAGATCGTCGCGCCGATCCTGCACGCGAGCCCCGCGGCACTCGCACTCTCCGCCGACCCGGATCGACCCGACCGGCTCGCCCCGGTCGGTGCACGGGTGCGCAACCCGCCGCTTGCCGAGACCCTGGAGTGGATCGCCCGCGAGGGCGCGGATCCCTTCTATCGCGGCGACCTGGGAGCGCGCTTGGTCCGCGATTGCGCCGAGCACGGAGGGCATCTGAGCGCAGCGGATCTCGCCGACTACCGGGTCGAGCGACGCGCCCCGCTCGTCCACCCCTATCGCGGGGCGCACCTCTACACGAATCCGCCACCCTCGCAGGGCGGGTTCCTGCTCGGCGTCACCCTGGGTCTACTCGACGGCGTCGAGCCGGCCCGTCTCGGACGCGGCAGCCCGGCGCATCTGCACGCGCTCGCCCTCGCCCAGGAGCTGACCCAACGTCTGCGTCGGGCACAGCCGGCCGCGCTCGCCGAGTCGCTCTCGGGGCCACTCTCGGGGCCGCTCTCGGACGTGGCCCCGAGCATTCCGGAAGCCTATCGCAAGCTCATGGAGGGTGCGGCGACCTTCAGCCGCGGGACCACGCAGATCAGTGTCGCCGATCGCGAGGGCAACCTCGCCAGCGTGACCCTCTCCAACGGCGAAGGCGCCGGCTATGTGCTGCCCGGCGCCGGCATCATGCTGAACAACATGCTGGGTGAAGAGGACATCAACCCGCACGGTTTTCATCGCTGGCCGACGAATCGGCGGATCAGCTCCATGATGGCGCCGAGCCTTCTGGCACTGGCTGACGGGGGGTGGGTCGTGACCGGCTCGTCCGGATCCAACCGGATCCGCAGCGCCATCCTGCAGGTGGTCTCCAACCTGATCGACTTCGGGCTTGCTCTGGAGGCAGCCGTAGCCTCCCCCAGGATGCACTACGAAGACGGGGTGCTGAATCTCGAGCCGCCGATCACGGACGACACGCTCGCCGCGCTCGGCACGCACTGGCCGGGGCTCAAGGTCTGGAATCGGGAGAGCGTCTTCTTCGGGGGTGCCCACAGCGTGGCGGTTGCCCCCGACGGCAGCACGCACGGCGCGGGCGATCCGAGACGCGGCGGGGTTGCGCTTCAGGTGAATTAAGGTGATTTCCGGGAATGCATCGACCAACATGTAGGGGCGACTTTAGTCGCCCGGTAACCATTGGAGGCATGCACGGCCGGGATGCTCATTCCCGGAAATCGCCTAAATTCCTTTGCCACAGTAATCGTTGTCGTTGTCGTAATCGACAACGATTAGACGGTGCTCAACTGACCTCCGACACGTTACTCAGTCGCCTGAATACGGCCGAAGGATCATCTCCCCGCCGCGCAGCACCAGCTCCATGCGTCTGAGATAGGCCATGCCGAGCAAGACCTGATCGCCCTGCATATTCGGGAGGACGGTCGCGCTCAGGTCGTAGGCGACCAGCCCGCCGACATCCACACTCTCCAGCCGCGCGACCCAGGTGCGGACATCGCCGTTTCCGGTCTTGCTGATCCCGCCGGGCTGGAGCGTCAAGCCGAGCGTCTGGGCGACCATGTAGGGCATGGCGACATCCACGGCCCCGGTATCGACCAAAAACTCGATGGGGGTCCCGTTGATCCGACCGGTAGTCACGTATTGACTCACCTGATTCTCTTTCAGGACCACCTCGGGCACGTCACCGGCGCCGAGATAGGCGACCGGGTTCGGATTCGGATTCTCCCGGCGCTCCGCCAGATCGCGCGCCAGCAGGATCACCAGCAGACCCGCGAGCAAAAACAAGGGGATCGGCATCTTGCGCCTGAGCCAAGCGACTGAGCTCTCTCGGATACGTTGCAGTCTGATCATCGTTCGTCGGGGTGCGTCGATACCAATGAAGCGCCGTCGGCATTGACTCCGAGCCCGATCGCGGGGCCGGATCGCCGCAGGCCACCCACCCGCCGATGGCGACGGCGACGCCGTCGCGCCGTCGCGCCTTCGCGCGGGATCGTTCGAGCTTAAACCGAAACCATACGGATGACGAGGTTGTGTCGTCGAGATTCGGCGTCGGCACGGGAGGCCGGCACCGAGATGCCGATCAAGATGATCCGATGTGAGGACGCAGCGTCAGCACCCCGCCGCGCTGGATCATCTCCAGATGGCTCAGATAACTCATGCCCAGCAGGACATCGTCTCCCGGCATGTTCGGCAAGACCGTCGCGCGGACGTTGCGCGCGACCAATCCGCCGAGGTCGACGGAGTCGAGCCGGGTCGTCCAGGTCCGCACCATGCCGTTTGCGGTCTTGCTCATGCCGCCGGGTCTGAGCGGCAGCGACAGGCGCTCGGCCAAGGACAGCGGCAAGGCGACGTCGGTTGCACCGGTGTCGATCAGAAAGCGCACCGGCTCGCCGTTGATCCGGCCGCCGGCGACATAATGTCCGGCACGGTTGCGTTCGAGGCGCACCTCGGGGACCCCGCTGCCGCTGTGCAGCGCAACCGGATCCGGGTTGGGATTGTCCCGGCCAGTGATCACGCCGTCGAAGAACATCGCCAGCAGCGCCAATCCGACGATCCATGCCGCAAACAACATCGCCCGACCGACTTTGGATGGCATGTCGTCGGCGCCCGGCGGTGCGCTGTTCATCGGTCCATCCATCGTCGGCTCCCCATGGTCGGCTCCCCGTCGGGCGAAATGATCGGCGGTTGCGACCGCTCGCAAGGTCCAGTCTATCGCCTTTGGCTACTTCTCCTTCAAGTGGTTCGCTCGGATCGGGGCCGACAGCGCATGCCGAATCCGTCGGTGCGAATTTATTGTGAATCCATGTGTGCGATTCAATCCCTGCGAATCCATTCGCACCTACCGAGCTGCTCCGCAAGGAGCGGCTCGGTCGAGGATCAGCGCGCGGGCACCGCCCCCTGTCCGACCATGCGCTGGAACTGCACCCGATAATAGGCGGCCGCGCTTTGACCGTTCGCCACGACATCGTAGACGCGCCAGCCGGTCGGCGAGTTGTACATCCGAAACTCGAGCTTGGCGGGATAGCTCTGCGCGCCCAGCAGCGCCACGTTGACGCTGACGTCGCCGCGCGGACCCATGCGCGGCGGCAACATGCGGATCTGCTGCCCCTGATAGTCCATCAACCGGGACGCCAGGGTACCGAGGAAATCCGCCTCGAGATGCGCGGCCATCGCCTTCTTATCCTGGGCACTCATGCCTTCGGACGCCGGACCGGCCACCCACTTGGCCATGTACTCGAAGTCGAAATAGGGCGCAATCTCGCGGTCGAGGAAGGCAGCGACCTGGAGCCGATTCGGCAGCTCTTTAAGAGCGAGAAAGCCGAGGAGCTTATCCATGCCCTCTTTGAGCGTCGCGCTGGCCGCGGCTGCAGGACCTTCGGGCATCTCGGCAGGCGCCTCGGCACCCCGAGCCGGCGCCGCGGTCTGCGCACGCGCGGGCGGCGCGGCAGGACGCTCGGGGCGAGCCGGGGCGGCGGGCATCTCCGGCATGGCCGGCCTGGCCGGATAAGCGCCGCCGTAGGGCATCGGCATCGGGCCGTAGCCCTGAGGCATGGGTGGAGGAGCGTAGCCCTGAGGCATGGGTGGAGGAGCGTAGCCGTAAGGCTGGGCGGAAGCGCCGGCAGCGGCTCCGAGTAAGACGAGGAGCGGCACCAAAGAACGAGACTTCATCGAAATCCTCCCAAACATGTTGTTTTTAGTCATCCGCCAAGCGCCCTTTAGGCACCCGGCAGGCTTGGAGCCTGCCAACGGGCTCGGGGAAAAGCAAGCGGCAGGGTATAAACTATCGGGCATCGGCAGGACTCGGAATCGCCCGAATCCGGCATATCACCACGAGGGAGGCAAACACGTCATGTCCATACCGCGCGTCCACTACCGGGTCGTCGGACAAGACGACTATACGCTGGAGATCACCTTGGAGCCCACGGGTGAATATCGGGTCGACTGCGGCGACCACACCAGCCACAAGCCACGCCAAGGCGCGCTCGACGAGCGTCAGACCCGCGAGATCGCCGCCCTGATCGATGCCTTGGGGGCGCCCCGAGAGCACCCGGCACCCGAAGGTGCGACCGGGTTCATCACCGAGCTGACCCTCGGCGTCCCGCCCGACACGCGTGTCTATCGCGTCTGGGAGGGCGAGCTGGCGGAAGAGCCGGACGTGATGGCGCTGATCCGCGCGCTGGAAGTCATTTGAGCGGCGTCGCGAAGGCCGCGAACGCCGGTTCCGGCCTCGGCAGGACAACAGGGAGATCCCAACCATGACGCCAACCCGCTGCTTGACCGCCGCGATGCTCGAGGTCGGCATGCGCCACGAGGCGCGCCTGAGCTTCAGCCGCGAGGAGGTCGACCGCTACTGTACCCTGGTCTGCGATCACAACGCGATCCATCGCGACCTCGATGCGGCACGGGTGCGGTTTCCGGATGCCCGCGACATCATCGTCCCGGGCGGGCTCGTGCAGACCCGCATCTCGGCCCTCTTCGGGACCGAGTTTCCGGGCGACGGGACGCTGGGCTTGACCTTCTCGCCCGAGCGCCTGCGCCGTCCGCTGTATCCGGGCGACGAGCTGGTCGTAACGCTGGAGGTTGCGCGCCTGATCCGCGGCGGAATCGTCGAGATGCAGATCGCCATCGCCGATCCCGAGGGCAACCGCGTCAGCGAGGCAACGGCCAAGGTGGTGCCGCCGGATGCGGCCTATCGGGCTTGGTGGGAGGAGAATATCGGAGGCTAGGAGGCGGGTTCGGGGATTCGGGGATTCGGGGATTCGGGGTCAGCGGCGTAGGTTGTGCCGAGCCGTGCGAGGCACAACCAACGGTTGGGGGAAGTTGTGCTTCCTATCGTCAGCACAACCTACGGGCTACTCCGCAGCCATGCGTGGTCGGGGTGGGTATGCCCGGAAATCGCCTCAAAACCCGCCGGGGTGCGGGCGCACCGATTCCCCGTCGAGGAAGGCGGCAAGATAGCGGGCGGTCAGCTCGGGCGACTGATAGAAAAACCCGTGTCCGCCGCCCTTGATCTGAATCACGGAGGCGCCGGCGATGCGCTCGCCGATGATCCAGGCATTGCGCGGCGGGATGACGACATCCTCGGTGCCGGTCATCAGCAGGGTCGGGGCGGTGATCTCAGACAGTCTTGGGCAGACGCCGGGCCAGGCCCGGAGTGTGTCGGCCTGGCGCAGCAGATTCGCATCGTCGATCGGTGCCGTGATCGGCGGAAAGACCTGCATCGGATCCGGGGTCTCCCGCAGCCAGTCGGCCGGGAAGAGGTTCTCGAACATCCGCCGGATGCGCTCCTCGAGCGTACCGGACAGGTCCACCAGCCTCCGCCAGACCGCCTCGTCGGGCCAGATCGCCTGCGTGCCGCCACAGGATGCGGACAAGAGGACGAGCTGCTCGACAGTCTCCGGACTGG contains:
- a CDS encoding response regulator, which encodes MNQNALPLILIVEDEERLADVVGDYLRAAGFRVHHLATGTGAVAWIEREGPDLILLDLMLPGQDGLSICREVRSRAQVPIIMTTARVEEIDRLLGLELGADDYVCKPYSPRELVARVKAVLRRTSRAPEHRRSGFLTLEPDRLQVSHDGRVITLTAVELALLAALHQAAGRILSRDHLMDRIYPDNRVVSDRTIDSHIKKLRRRLTELAPDVELIHSVYGVGYRYEEPDIDEALMHKPG
- a CDS encoding NADP(H)-dependent aldo-keto reductase is translated as MELRPLGRTDIRVSALCLGTMTFGEQNSEAEAHAQLDRALAAGINFIDTAEMYPVPPRAETIGRTEAYIGTWFASRGCRDRVVLASKVAGPGAWLPHLRGGRSRLDRVNIVTALDGSLKRLQTDRIDIYQLHWPDRETNYFGKLGYSPVEDAYSVPLLETLEVLADQVRAGKIRQIGVSNETPWGLMRYLTLAQQHGLPRMVSIQNPYSLLNRTFEVGLAEVAVRENCGLLAYSPLGFGVLSGKYLDGARPAGARVTRFERFSRYSNPEAKRATAEYVALARRHGLDPAQMALAWVTSRPFVTSNIIGATTPEQLEANLASAELTLSNEVIAEIEAIHTRQPNPAP
- a CDS encoding PfkB family carbohydrate kinase, whose protein sequence is MHAISDPVEAVRVRSAGPVLGVGIAVLDLVNEVAVYPAEDDEVRALALRRVRGGNVTNSLAVLSRLGHGCRWVGTLGDDPAADLILADLAGHGIEVRDAVRVPGGTTPTSSILLSRAGGSRTIVHFRDLPELSADDFGRVSLDGLAWVHFEGRNPQETARMIRRVREEAPDVPISVELEKRRPGVEALLTGPQVLLASRAFARAGGFEDAGDFLEDLLVCSDARLGVVAWGAQGAAFLARGGHVQRVPAYAPTPVVDTLGAGDVFNAGVIHGLLQGLPAAEALAQAVKLAGLKCGHRGVVMGPESPPTYD
- a CDS encoding SUMF1/EgtB/PvdO family nonheme iron enzyme, with product MVDATNLQTPHGDRTETESLRQALGEVRREAQQEVARINRRLRERSAVEGGAASAAEQLALRQELDSLQRTLGAKEQALDAITEECRRLEDVLEDQHLVFDGLRKEVERRDLSLTAAQEEVSRLRQALLDLQGQGSEPGLLEPAPPRGLSAEPPRIRPRAVGVGLWPLLLLPALVVLVLIVWLRADRPRAPATSDIATSESSGTETATDGGALPPDSESTAEPLEPSSVSVPTQRDRLRNGGFGPTLARLPGGRFLMGRNLTVASDFGPAREVEIAPFLMGVYEVTFEDYDRFARAVGRGFAKDFGWGRGNRPVVGVSWDDARAYTAWLSRETGRSYRLPSEAEWEYAARAGGRGSYWWGFGLEPNRAVCFDCGSAWDNRATAPVGSFNPSPFGLHDTAGNVMEWVADCYQSGYEGAPSDGRARTDGPCTDRVARGGAFNKPSASMRTFVRARFVPGTRLDMLGFRVARDL
- a CDS encoding gamma-glutamyltransferase family protein; the protein is MTILGSVAAGHPLTAEAAAETLRAGGNAFDAALAALCAACIAEPVLASLGGGGFLLARPAGGAPELFDFFAQTPHRHRPEQELDFYPILADFGDATQEFHIGQGSIATPGMIAGLVAIHREHCRLPLAAIVAPACRLARDGVIVNRVQRGIAEIVAPILHASPAALALSADPDRPDRLAPVGARVRNPPLAETLEWIAREGADPFYRGDLGARLVRDCAEHGGHLSAADLADYRVERRAPLVHPYRGAHLYTNPPPSQGGFLLGVTLGLLDGVEPARLGRGSPAHLHALALAQELTQRLRRAQPAALAESLSGPLSGPLSDVAPSIPEAYRKLMEGAATFSRGTTQISVADREGNLASVTLSNGEGAGYVLPGAGIMLNNMLGEEDINPHGFHRWPTNRRISSMMAPSLLALADGGWVVTGSSGSNRIRSAILQVVSNLIDFGLALEAAVASPRMHYEDGVLNLEPPITDDTLAALGTHWPGLKVWNRESVFFGGAHSVAVAPDGSTHGAGDPRRGGVALQVN
- a CDS encoding TIGR02281 family clan AA aspartic protease, yielding MIRLQRIRESSVAWLRRKMPIPLFLLAGLLVILLARDLAERRENPNPNPVAYLGAGDVPEVVLKENQVSQYVTTGRINGTPIEFLVDTGAVDVAMPYMVAQTLGLTLQPGGISKTGNGDVRTWVARLESVDVGGLVAYDLSATVLPNMQGDQVLLGMAYLRRMELVLRGGEMILRPYSGD
- a CDS encoding TIGR02281 family clan AA aspartic protease → MNSAPPGADDMPSKVGRAMLFAAWIVGLALLAMFFDGVITGRDNPNPDPVALHSGSGVPEVRLERNRAGHYVAGGRINGEPVRFLIDTGATDVALPLSLAERLSLPLRPGGMSKTANGMVRTWTTRLDSVDLGGLVARNVRATVLPNMPGDDVLLGMSYLSHLEMIQRGGVLTLRPHIGSS
- a CDS encoding ABC transporter substrate-binding protein, whose amino-acid sequence is MKSRSLVPLLVLLGAAAGASAQPYGYAPPPMPQGYAPPPMPQGYGPMPMPYGGAYPARPAMPEMPAAPARPERPAAPPARAQTAAPARGAEAPAEMPEGPAAAASATLKEGMDKLLGFLALKELPNRLQVAAFLDREIAPYFDFEYMAKWVAGPASEGMSAQDKKAMAAHLEADFLGTLASRLMDYQGQQIRMLPPRMGPRGDVSVNVALLGAQSYPAKLEFRMYNSPTGWRVYDVVANGQSAAAYYRVQFQRMVGQGAVPAR
- a CDS encoding alpha/beta hydrolase, with the protein product MSASCGGTQAIWPDEAVWRRLVDLSGTLEERIRRMFENLFPADWLRETPDPMQVFPPITAPIDDANLLRQADTLRAWPGVCPRLSEITAPTLLMTGTEDVVIPPRNAWIIGERIAGASVIQIKGGGHGFFYQSPELTARYLAAFLDGESVRPHPGGF